In Aspergillus oryzae RIB40 DNA, chromosome 6, one genomic interval encodes:
- the orlA gene encoding putative alpha,alpha-trehalose-phosphate synthase subunit Tps2 (trehalose-6-phosphate synthase component TPS1 and related subunits), protein MSSESSNATPTTPAQAAKDARSRIELLRRLSLRETPKVLEADLRQQHPGLRLSGRIISAAFCIPYKVYYRRESSWELKPRPGTSALFDSLAYLGSEETNWSHTLVGWTGEVEPVPEDTVPLQQIPINTSAKLPAATNGTAKPLNKAAAPVPVDANQRPPSHPLLDGFTVSQDDRSRLDAQLSSGRYGKIAPVWLSAETEIPEDTIFLEDQGRWRRYAERELYPLLHYKQHGPTDGRSERNWWADYVRMNRLFADRILKEYQEGDIVWIHDYHLFLLPSMLRQRIPNIYIGFFLHAPFPSSEFMRCLAKRKEVLTGVLGANMIGFQTFSYSRHFSSCCTRVLGFDSNSAGVDAYGAHVAVDVFPIGIDAKAIQNIAFGASEIENAVTGIRKLYAGKKIIVGRDRLDSVRGVAQKLQSFEVFLERYPEWRDKVVLIQVTSPTSVEEEKEENKIASQISNLVSTINGRFGSLSFSPVKYYPQYLSQHEYFALLRVADVGLITTVRDGMNTTSLEYIICQQQSHGPLILSEFSGTAGTLSSAIHINPWDTAGVAGAINQALTMSPESKKASHQKLYKHVTTNTVSAWSTQYLSRLLTNLSSFDQSVATPALDRAKLLKQYRKARKRLFMFDYDGTLTPIVKDPQAAIPSDRVLRTIKTLAADSRNAVWIISGRDQAFLDEWMGHIPELGLSAEHGCFIRKPRSDDWENLAERSNMGWQKEVMEIFQHYTERTQGSFIERKRVALTWHYRRADPEYGAFQARECRKHLEETVGKRWDVEVMAGKANLEVRPTFVNKGFIASRLVNEYGTGPGQAPEFIFCSGDDFTDEDMFRALQKFDLPQDHVYSVTVGASSKQTSASWHLLEPADVIETVTMLNSSSTQDY, encoded by the exons ATGTCTTCGGAGTCGTCAAATGCTACCCCTACTACTCCTGCTCAGGCAGCCAAGGATGCGAGGTCGAGAATTGAACTCTTGCGTCGTTTGAGCCTGAGGGAGACGCCCAAAGTGCTGGAGGCAGATCTACGTCAACAACACCCAGGGTTGCGTCTCTCTGGACGAATCATTAGTGCCGCCTTCTGTATCCCATACAAGGTTTACTATCGGCGAGAGTCTTCTTGG GAGCTCAAACCCCGTCCGGGAACCTCGGCACTATTCGATTCTTTGGCATATTTGGGTTCCGAGGAGACTAATTGGTCACATACGCTCGTTGGCTGGACCGGCGAAGTAGAACCAGTTCCGGAGGACACAGTGCCTTTGCAGCAAATCCCCATAAACACTAGTGCGAAGCTGCCAGCTGCGACTAATGGTACAGCAAAACCTCTCAATAAGGCGGCAGCACCTGTCCCTGTGGACGCCAATCAGCGGCCACCTAGCCATCCTCTTCTAGATGGTTTCACAGTCAGCCAGGACGATCGAAGTCGACTAGATGCACAGTTAAGCTCTGGGCGATACGGTAAAATTGCCCCCGTGTGGCTGTCGGCTGAGACAGAAATCCCCGAGGATACAATCTTCTTGGAGGACCAAGGCAGATGGAGGCGATATGCAGAAAGGGAGCTGTACCCTCTCCTGCATTACAAGCAACATGGCCCCACTGACGGCCGGTCTGAACGCAACTGGTGGGCGGATTACGTCCGAATGAATCGGTTATTTGCGGACCGAATTCTAAAAGAATATCAGGAAGGCGATATTGTTTGGATCCATGACTAccatcttttccttttgcccAGCATGTTGAGGCAGCGGATCCCAAACATTTACATTGGCTTCTTCCTACATGCCCCATTTCCCAGTAGCGAGTTTATGCGCTGTCTAGCTAAGCGCAAGGAGGTGCTTACCGGAGTATTGGGTGCGAACATGATTGGTTTTCAGACTTTCTCATATTCCCGCCATTTTTCATCCTGCTGCACTCGGGTGCTCGGATTTGACTCCAACTCTGCCGGAGTTGATGCGTATGGCGCTCACGTGGCCGTGGACGTCTTCCCTATTGGTATCGATGCCAAGGCAATCCAAAATATTGCCTTCGGTGCCTCTGAGATTGAGAACGCTGTGACAGGGATACGCAAGCTTTACGCCGGGAAGAAGATCATTGTCGGCCGTGATCGGTTGGACAGTGTCCGTGGTGTGGCCCAGAAGTTGCAGTCTTTCGAAGTGTTCCTAGAGCGGTACCCTGAATGGCGCGATAAGGTCGTGCTTATCCAAGTGACCAGTCCGACCAGTgtcgaagaggaaaaggaggagaacaaAATTGCAAGTCAAATCTCCAATCTTGTTTCCACCATAAACGGCCGCTTTGGGTCTTTGAGCTTCTCACCCGTCAAGTACTACCCGCAATATCTCTCCCAGCATGAGTATTTTGCCTTGCTGCGCGTGGCTGATGTCGGTCTGATCACCACCGTTCGAGATGGCATGAACACGACTAGTTTGGAGTATATCATTTGCCAACAGCAAAGCCACGGTCCTTTGATCCTCTCCGAGTTCTCAGGAACTGCAGGGACCCTCTCAAGTGCGATCCATATCAATCCTTGGGACACGGCAGGCGTAGCTGGAGCCATCAATCAGgccttgacaatgtcacCTGAGAGTAAAAAGGCAAGCCATCAGAAGCTCTACAAGCATGTCACAACAAACACAGTGTCGGCTTGGTCCACACAATATCTCTCTCGTTTGCTGACCAACCTTTCTTCGTTTGACCAATCTGTGGCGACTCCCGCTCTCGATCGAGCCAAGCTATTGAAGCAGTATCGTAAGGCACGGAAGAGGCTTTTCATGTTCGACTATGATGGCACACTTACCCCAATCGTCAAAGATCCACAAGCTGCTATACCATCTGACCGCGTCTTGCGGACCATCAAAACTCTAGCCGCAGACTCCCGCAACGCAGTATGGATTATCAGTGGGCGCGACCAAGCATTTCTCGACGAATGGATGGGTCACATACCTGAATTAGGCTTGAGTGCCGAGCATGGTTGCTTCATCCGGAAACCACGCTCGGACGACTGGGAGAATTTGGCTGAACGATCGAACATGGGATGGCAGAAAGAGGTCATGGAGATATTCCAGCACTATACTGAACGTACTCAAGGCTCTTTCATTGAGAGGAAACGGGTTGCTTTGACATGGCATTATCGGCGGGCAGACCCTGAGTATGGTGCGTTCCAGGCTCGGGAGTGCCGAAAACATCTAGAGGAGACTGTAGGGAAAAGATGGGACGTGGAAGTCATGGCAGGCAAGGCCAATTTGGAAGTTCGTCCGACTTTTGTCAACAAAGGGTTCATCGCAAGCCGACTAGTCAACGAATACGGGACTGGCCCTGGACAGGCTCCTGAATTCATCTTCTGCTCTGGGGACGACTTTACTGATGAAG ATATGTTTCGAGCCCTTCAAAAGTTCGACCTCCCACAAGATCATGTCTACTCCGTAACCGTCGGTGCTAGTTCGAAGCAGACTTCTGCCAGTTGGCATCTGTTGGAGCCAGCTGACGTGATTGAGACAGTCACGATGCTCAACAGTAGCTCCACTCAAGACTACTGA